A genome region from Arachis duranensis cultivar V14167 chromosome 6, aradu.V14167.gnm2.J7QH, whole genome shotgun sequence includes the following:
- the LOC107495386 gene encoding subtilisin-like protease SBT4.8 produces the protein MANYSFLLFLYAYFIVKSLVTIANDANRNLHIVYMGSLPKYNYSPTSHHLSMLQQTTNHNDATIHMVRSYHKSFNGFAAMITNQEREKLKKMEGVVSVFPSKSLKLHTTRSWDFMGFKESIHRNKTGESDVIIGVIDTGIWPESESFNDHGFGPIPKKWKGACKGGKNFRCNKKIIGARYYLKDQPSTRDIVGHGSHTASIAAGNKVVGASFYGIAEGAARGGVPSARIAAYSVCSEQGCTDDAILAAFDDAIADGVDLITISIGADEQMSFDKDIIAIGSFHAMEKGILTIHSAGNNGPNIVTFSVSPWLFTVAATTMDRRLIDNVLLGNGLMISGKSINGFASNGTKIPLIHGKFASSPTCPSEKDAEFCFCLDPKRIKGKIVLCRTSFGYSAGLELGAFGSIAISYEYEAQVVSYPAVGIDPEVYDVVLSYANSTTTPSAEILSSAGFINNSAPIVAEFSSVGPNMQIKEIMKPDISAPGIEILAAYSPLAPPSPDKRDKRSVKYNILSGTSMSCPHVAGAAAYVKTFHPDWSPAAIKSSLMTTAKPMNGSELAEFSYGSGFLDPVRAINPGLVFDASKDDYVNLLCRIGYDTMEVRKISGDKSVCSSSSLPMAKDFNYPAIVAEIEPMKPFMINFTRTVTNVGFANSTYKAYIQQHSGINITVVPNILKFKCLKEKQSFVVHVVGEKFSDFSLVSSSLSWTDGTHSVRCPLILRVIKVGA, from the coding sequence ATGGCCAACTatagttttcttcttttcttatatGCCTATTTCATCGTGAAATCCTTAGTAACTATTGCTAATGATGCTAATAGAAATCTTCACATTGTATACATGGGATCACTCCCAAAGTATAATTATTCTCCAACATCCCACCATCTTAGTATGCTGCAACAAACTACTAATCATAATGATGCAACAATTCATATGGTTAGAAGTTATCATAAGAGTTTTAATGGTTTTGCTGCAATGATCACCAACCaagaaagagaaaagctaaaaaaaatggaaggagtGGTTTCTGTTTTCCCAAGCAAATCACTCAAACTTCACACTACAAGGTCTTGGGACTTCATGGGATTCAAAGAATCGATACATAGAAACAAAACTGGTGAGAGTGATGTTATAATCGGAGTTATAGACACCGGAATCTGGCCGGAGTCAGAGAGCTTCAACGATCATGGTTTCGGTCCAATTCCCAAAAAATGGAAAGGTGCATGCAAAGGTGGTAAAAACTTCAGatgcaacaaaaaaataatcgGTGCAAGATACTATCTAAAAGATCAACCTTCAACAAGAGACATTGTTGGGCATGGAAGCCACACAGCATCAATTGCAGCAGGGAATAAAGTTGTGGGAGCAAGCTTTTATGGAATCGCCGAAGGAGCTGCAAGAGGAGGTGTCCCATCGGCAAGAATTGCTGCTTATAGTGTGTGTAGTGAACAAGGATGCACAGATGATGCCATATTGGCTGCTTTTGATGATGCCATTGCCGATGGTGTGGATCTTATCACAATTTCAATTGGGGCAGATGAGCAAATGTCCTTTGATAAAGACATCATAGCAATTGGATCTTTTCATGCAATGGAAAAAGGGATCCTCACTATACACTCTGCAGGTAACAATGGCCCTAACATTGTAACATTTAGTGTATCACCTTGGTTATTCACTGTTGCAGCTACTACTATGGATCGTAGACTAATTGATAACGTTTTGCTTGGCAATGGATTAATGATTTCGGGGAAGTCAATAAATGGGTTTGCATCAAATGGGACAAAGATTCCATTGATCCATGGAAAGTTTGCTTCAAGTCCAACATGTCCATCAGAGAAAGATGCcgaattttgtttttgtttggaCCCCAAACGCATAAAGGGAAAAATTGTCTTGTGTAGAACTTCATTTGGTTATTCAGCGGGTCTTGAATTGGGTGCATTtggctcaattgcaatctcttACGAATATGAAGCTCAAGTAGTTTCTTATCCTGCAGTAGGCATAGATCCAGAGGTTTATGATGTTGTTTTGTCTTACGCAAATTCCACTACCACCCCTAGTGCTGAAATACTGAGTAGTGCAGGCTTTATAAACAATAGTGCTCCAATTGTTGCTGAATTCTCTTCTGTAGGACCCAATAtgcaaatcaaagaaattaTGAAGCCAGACATAAGTGCTCCGGGTATAGAAATTTTGGCTGCTTACTCACCTCTTGCACCACCTTCTCCTGataaaagagataaaagatCTGTGAAATACAACATACTCTCTGGAACCTCAATGTCATGCCCCCATGTTGCTGGTGCAGCTGCATATGTTAAGACTTTTCATCCTGATTGGTCTCCGGCAGCTATAAAGTCTTCTCTTATGACCACTGCAAAACCAATGAATGGAAGTGAACTCGCAGAATTCTCCTATGGATCAGGGTTTTTGGACCCAGTTAGAGCCATAAATCCTGGTCTAGTTTTTGATGCTTCCAAAGATGACTATGTGAATTTGCTTTGCAGAATTGGGTATGATACAATGGAAGTTCGAAAAATCTCAGGAGACAAAAGTGTTTGCTCTTCATCATCTCTGCCAATGGCAAAAGATTTTAATTATCCTGCAATTGTGGCTGAGATTGAACCAATGAAACCATTCATGATTAATttcacaagaacagttacaaaTGTTGGATTTGCTAACTCTACCTATAAGGCTTACATCCAACAACATTCTGGCATCAACATCACTGTTGTGCCTAACATACTTAAGTTTAAATGTCTCAAGGAGAAACAATCTTTTGTTGTTCATGTTGTTGGAGAAAAATTTAGTGACTTTAGTTTAGTTTCATCGTCACTGTCATGGACCGATGGAACACATAGTGTAAGGTGTCCACTTATTTTACGTGTTATAAAAGTAGGAGCATGA
- the LOC107495274 gene encoding pectinesterase inhibitor 1-like encodes MAMDIKPSLLSFLVVLLFLLFAQSSNATNKIVEVNKICNTTIHPSFCSKILNSKPGGTNRADLITLVNYTIGVVRSNVTNTIRLIKSLIRNSTNSDAKDHYELCLKHFDYDEGALGEVEYAEKMLKAKDYQGVNVAASGVMATVDGCVFGDSPSDPVFPDHSLLPKYAEYVKQVADIICAICNYLTGIYK; translated from the coding sequence atgGCCATGGATATCAAACCTTCGCTACTCTCTTTTCTAGTGGTGCTACTCTTCCTTTTGTTTGCTCAATCCTCAAATGCAACCAACAAAATTGTTGAAGTGAACAAAATTTGCAACACAACCATACACCCTTCATTTTGTTCAAAAATTCTAAACTCAAAACCCGGTGGTACAAACCGTGCAGATCTAATTACCCTTGTAAATTACACAATTGGTGTTGTTCGTTCCAACGTTACAAACACAATTCGTCTCATTAAGTCTCTAATAAGAAATTCAACTAATTCAGATGCGAAAGATCATTACGAATTGTGTTTGAAACATTTCGATTACGACGAAGGCGCATTAGGCGAAGTGGAATACGCTGAGAAAATGCTGAAGGCGAAGGATTACCAAGGTGTTAATGTAGCTGCTTCTGGTGTTATGGCGACGGTTGATGGTTGTGTTTTTGGTGATTCACCAAGTGATCCTGTTTTTCCTGATCATTCTTTGCTACCGAAATATGCTGAATATGTGAAGCAAGTTGCGGATATTATTTGTGCCATTTGTAACTATTTGACGGGTATTTATAAGTAA